The Salmonella enterica subsp. houtenae serovar Houten genome has a segment encoding these proteins:
- the recE_1 gene encoding exodeoxyribonuclease, giving the protein MSIKQEEYSFYYKVKNESARKRLGFKAGFFWCTAKKQSLALSRGELAMDAAGFDEADFARPVRVHFPVENDIPPEGVFDTKFCENREPGGEDGKTLTLIPGAASAVKSDETELADGAGTPAGENGIQESHNPPANPQLTVVATLPFRHRVMAQYIGDGEYLYHVDTGQKKEIACLEMDTQNTTVQNLILAAENVEPFKKAIEHDIHKAVNAYKQVFPVDGKVPELCTTIKFFKEWFSAEHINRGLLVKEWAERLKNKPAPVKKTGPHKVIVADVNKPERPRRSEKPTHRTINYELACGFCEELDLNNLRPAMDFAKRIIAEDREDWKRMSMTVGIIPDIKGYDRQTIIDLVRKAPKAVHNGNPDLRRTWCESFLAVHGVRDPDWYEYVPDNTPTTHEENAARLRQAGKCLRDIEAGRFQCDEEKQHPTGELADEPATPEAVEQDTTEHHPDPQPLENEPPVSQTEAGYQKIRAELHEARKNIPPKNPVDVGKQLAAERGEYVEGISDPNDPKWVKTETSQPPTEPELVKNVGNGIFDVSALMQNSSTHGTETNPETTSNVQVQKADSDEKQAGDAVQAGEGDLGTGKEAVTVEAETHQNNDSVSQSEPEAQQNVPESQQEEPEAARPEYFEPGRYEGVPNEVYHAANGISSTQVKDARVSLMYFNARHVEKTIVKERSPVLDMGNLVHALALQPENLEAEFSVEPEIPEGAFTTTATLREFIDAHNASLPALLSADDIKALLEEYNATLPSQMPLGASVDETYASYEQLPEEFQRIENGTKHTATAMKACIKEYNATLPAPVKTSGSRDALLEQLAIINPDLVAQEAQKSSPLKVSGTKADLIQAVKSVNPAAVFADELLDAWRENTEGKVLVTRQQLSTALNIQKALLEHPTAGKLLTHPSRAVEVSYFGIDEETGLEVRVRPDLELDMGGLRIGADLKTISMWNIKQEGLRAKLHREIIDRDYHLSAAMYCETAALDQFFWIFVNKDENYHWVAIIEASTELLELGMLEYRKTMRAIANGFDTGEWPAPITEDYTDELNDFDVRRLEALRVQA; this is encoded by the coding sequence ATGAGCATTAAGCAGGAAGAATATTCATTTTACTACAAGGTTAAAAATGAAAGTGCCAGGAAACGCCTCGGCTTTAAAGCCGGTTTTTTCTGGTGTACAGCTAAAAAGCAATCACTCGCCCTCTCCCGTGGCGAACTGGCTATGGATGCTGCCGGATTTGATGAAGCTGATTTTGCCAGACCTGTACGCGTACATTTTCCGGTAGAAAATGACATTCCGCCCGAGGGTGTCTTTGACACTAAATTTTGTGAAAACCGCGAACCCGGTGGTGAAGACGGCAAAACCCTGACACTTATCCCCGGCGCAGCTTCTGCTGTTAAATCAGATGAAACAGAACTCGCCGACGGTGCTGGCACTCCTGCCGGAGAAAACGGGATACAGGAATCTCATAACCCGCCAGCAAACCCTCAACTGACCGTGGTTGCGACACTGCCGTTCCGCCATCGCGTTATGGCACAGTATATTGGCGATGGAGAATATCTTTATCACGTCGATACAGGCCAGAAAAAAGAAATCGCGTGTCTGGAGATGGATACTCAGAATACCACTGTCCAGAACCTGATACTCGCCGCAGAAAATGTAGAGCCGTTCAAAAAAGCTATCGAGCACGATATTCACAAAGCAGTGAATGCGTATAAACAGGTATTTCCTGTCGATGGAAAAGTGCCTGAGTTATGCACCACTATTAAGTTTTTTAAGGAATGGTTCAGTGCTGAACACATTAACCGCGGCCTGCTGGTTAAGGAATGGGCTGAACGCCTGAAGAATAAACCTGCACCCGTTAAAAAAACCGGGCCACATAAAGTAATTGTCGCCGACGTAAATAAGCCAGAACGTCCACGCCGTAGCGAAAAACCGACACACAGAACGATTAACTATGAGCTCGCCTGTGGTTTCTGTGAGGAGCTGGATCTGAATAACCTGCGTCCTGCAATGGATTTTGCAAAACGTATCATCGCCGAAGACCGGGAAGACTGGAAGCGAATGTCGATGACTGTGGGCATTATTCCCGACATCAAAGGCTACGACCGACAGACCATTATTGACCTGGTACGCAAAGCGCCAAAGGCCGTACATAACGGTAATCCTGATCTTCGCCGGACGTGGTGCGAAAGCTTTCTTGCCGTTCATGGTGTTCGCGATCCGGACTGGTACGAATATGTGCCTGATAACACCCCAACAACCCATGAAGAAAATGCAGCAAGGCTTCGTCAGGCGGGCAAATGTCTGCGGGATATTGAGGCAGGGAGATTTCAGTGTGATGAAGAAAAACAGCACCCGACAGGCGAACTGGCAGATGAACCAGCAACGCCTGAAGCAGTGGAACAGGACACAACTGAACATCATCCGGACCCGCAGCCGCTGGAGAATGAGCCACCTGTAAGCCAGACAGAAGCAGGCTACCAGAAAATACGGGCAGAACTACACGAAGCACGTAAAAACATTCCACCCAAAAACCCGGTTGATGTTGGTAAACAACTGGCAGCCGAGCGCGGTGAATATGTCGAAGGCATCAGCGACCCGAACGATCCGAAGTGGGTGAAAACCGAGACAAGCCAGCCGCCCACCGAACCTGAACTGGTTAAAAATGTTGGCAACGGTATTTTCGACGTGTCCGCTTTAATGCAGAACTCATCAACTCATGGCACAGAAACGAATCCGGAGACCACCAGCAATGTGCAGGTTCAAAAAGCTGACAGTGATGAAAAACAGGCTGGTGATGCGGTGCAGGCAGGCGAAGGCGATCTGGGTACTGGTAAAGAAGCAGTTACCGTAGAGGCTGAAACGCACCAGAACAACGATTCTGTTAGCCAATCTGAACCAGAGGCGCAACAAAACGTACCGGAATCGCAACAAGAAGAGCCAGAAGCAGCCAGGCCGGAATACTTCGAGCCGGGCCGCTATGAAGGTGTACCAAACGAGGTTTACCACGCCGCCAACGGGATCAGCTCAACTCAGGTGAAAGATGCTCGCGTGTCGCTGATGTACTTTAACGCGCGTCACGTAGAGAAGACTATCGTCAAAGAGCGCTCTCCAGTGCTTGATATGGGTAACCTGGTACATGCTCTGGCTCTACAGCCGGAAAACCTCGAAGCGGAGTTCAGCGTAGAGCCGGAGATCCCTGAGGGTGCTTTCACCACCACCGCCACCCTGCGCGAGTTCATCGACGCGCACAACGCCAGCCTGCCAGCGCTGCTGAGTGCTGACGATATCAAAGCGCTGCTGGAAGAGTACAACGCCACCCTGCCGTCGCAGATGCCGCTTGGAGCTTCGGTAGATGAAACCTATGCATCGTATGAGCAGCTTCCCGAAGAATTCCAGCGCATTGAAAACGGCACCAAACATACAGCCACGGCGATGAAAGCCTGCATCAAAGAGTACAACGCCACCCTGCCCGCGCCGGTTAAAACCAGTGGCAGCCGTGACGCGCTGCTGGAGCAACTGGCAATAATCAACCCTGACCTGGTCGCTCAGGAAGCGCAAAAATCGTCGCCGTTGAAAGTCTCTGGCACGAAGGCCGATCTGATTCAGGCCGTGAAATCAGTCAACCCGGCAGCGGTATTCGCCGACGAATTGCTGGATGCGTGGCGGGAGAACACCGAAGGGAAAGTGCTGGTCACCCGCCAACAGCTCAGCACCGCGCTGAACATTCAGAAAGCCCTGCTGGAGCACCCGACCGCCGGCAAATTGCTGACTCACCCAAGCCGCGCTGTCGAGGTGAGCTATTTTGGGATTGATGAGGAAACCGGGTTGGAAGTTCGGGTACGCCCTGACCTTGAGCTCGATATGGGCGGCCTGCGCATTGGCGCCGACCTGAAAACTATCAGCATGTGGAACATCAAGCAGGAAGGCCTGCGTGCGAAGTTGCACCGTGAAATCATCGATCGGGACTATCACCTGAGCGCGGCCATGTACTGCGAAACTGCGGCGCTGGACCAGTTTTTCTGGATTTTCGTCAACAAAGACGAGAACTACCACTGGGTCGCCATCATTGAAGCGTCTACCGAGTTGCTGGAACTTGGCATGCTGGAATACCGCAAAACAATGCGAGCGATAGCAAACGGCTTCGACACTGGTGAATGGCCAGCGCCTATCACAGAAGACTACACCGACGAACTGAACGATTTTGATGTGCGCCGCCTCGAAGCGTTGCGCGTACAGGCATAA
- a CDS encoding DNA breaking-rejoining protein yields the protein MIPVITPRSDWMRSPAKQQTAINRKPGLIRKIYTLLTQKGDPTLINCAYCQKAIPEETAYEYELIYMHGTLISRKKQKYCSKRCASHDQMAHEL from the coding sequence ATGATACCTGTCATTACACCTCGTTCCGACTGGATGCGCAGTCCGGCTAAACAGCAGACTGCAATAAACAGAAAACCGGGCTTGATTCGTAAAATTTATACTCTACTCACCCAGAAAGGAGACCCGACATTAATTAACTGCGCATATTGTCAGAAAGCAATACCGGAAGAGACCGCATACGAATATGAACTGATATATATGCACGGAACGCTTATTTCACGTAAAAAACAAAAATATTGCAGTAAACGCTGTGCCAGCCATGACCAGATGGCACATGAACTTTAA
- a CDS encoding transcriptional regulator has product MRKENEKIAASRLNDEIAMRLKGRRQKLGLSQGKLAEICGWTQSRIGNYEAGSRNVGVYDAVVLGEALGISPPELLFGEKDSSQAWLSDQHKKLLELFNQLPSSEQQRMIDLFEVRLKEIDDYVETYLRNRLKNSTQPPEN; this is encoded by the coding sequence ATGAGAAAAGAAAATGAAAAAATTGCCGCCAGCCGGCTTAATGATGAGATCGCAATGCGCCTCAAGGGGCGCAGACAAAAGCTCGGCCTGTCTCAAGGTAAACTGGCTGAGATTTGTGGATGGACTCAGTCACGCATAGGAAACTATGAAGCAGGAAGTAGAAATGTTGGGGTGTATGATGCAGTTGTACTTGGTGAAGCACTAGGTATTTCCCCACCCGAACTTCTGTTTGGTGAAAAGGACTCCTCGCAGGCATGGCTAAGTGATCAACATAAAAAATTGCTTGAGTTATTCAATCAGTTACCAAGCTCAGAGCAACAACGAATGATTGATCTCTTTGAGGTTCGTTTAAAAGAGATTGATGACTATGTTGAAACGTATCTAAGAAATCGCCTTAAAAACTCAACTCAACCACCAGAAAACTAA
- a CDS encoding CRO — MNKISTYRKQLGLSQRQLATHLGWIQSRLANYEANFRTPGLEECRKIVATLNHLGSRCVLDDVFPPHVNDSRTILAKVNNHDHP, encoded by the coding sequence ATGAACAAAATTTCAACATACAGAAAGCAACTGGGGCTATCTCAAAGGCAGCTTGCGACTCATTTGGGATGGATACAGAGCCGTCTGGCGAACTACGAAGCAAATTTTCGCACACCCGGACTGGAGGAGTGCCGAAAAATTGTTGCCACACTTAACCATCTGGGATCTCGCTGTGTTCTTGATGATGTTTTCCCGCCTCATGTGAACGATAGCAGAACCATATTAGCGAAGGTGAACAACCATGATCACCCCTGA
- the SBOV09211 gene encoding Protein of uncharacterised function (DUF1019) — translation MITPETASQALSSWLAYLQITQETATQLITRAFLEQPARPEIAVHRIERDDGTVDYDAWRRNRINIFQRWRKRETAEHCEKFSALIPAILEAIRKSAPELHKRITAGQSIEYLLSQLLKKPQWQARYFLARRWRILSESVTRPYMHYRRYVAVIASSTRDMTSE, via the coding sequence ATGATCACCCCTGAAACAGCCAGTCAGGCGTTATCGTCATGGCTGGCATATCTACAGATAACCCAGGAAACCGCCACGCAGCTGATCACCCGCGCATTCCTGGAGCAGCCGGCGCGACCGGAAATAGCGGTTCACCGTATCGAGCGTGACGACGGAACGGTGGATTACGACGCATGGCGCCGTAACCGGATAAACATTTTTCAGCGCTGGCGGAAACGGGAAACGGCGGAGCACTGCGAGAAATTCTCTGCGCTGATCCCCGCTATTCTGGAGGCGATCCGCAAAAGTGCGCCGGAACTGCATAAACGAATAACGGCAGGGCAGAGCATTGAGTACCTGCTTTCACAGCTTTTAAAAAAACCGCAGTGGCAAGCGCGGTACTTCTTGGCGCGCCGCTGGCGGATTTTGAGCGAAAGTGTGACGAGGCCATATATGCATTACAGGCGTTACGTAGCGGTTATCGCCAGCAGTACCAGAGACATGACCAGTGAGTAA
- the dnaT_1 gene encoding replication protein, producing the protein MATLPYMQLYIADYLADTMHLSAEEHGAYLLLMFNYWQTGRAIPKSRLAKIARISSERWGAVEESLREFFIDNGTEWIHERIENDLAAVRDVLAKKSAAGKASVQSRRNRKKTQAASGSNTCSTGVGSVFKQEANKKGTNKDIDLKELNPTHNACARASAPVSQPGIMQQPAVTEPEYREGLNEPIGKFSMMDDWHPSLDFRQRAAQWGVALPEPEYLPTELVAFRDYWTSEGKVFTQIQWEQKFARHVNHVRAKAKPASRGENHAEIQPDSTASRAVQQIRAARVQWERENGIVSDGDGLATLGSHGGNLFEPMDAEERRGTFQAVGGPDWGDD; encoded by the coding sequence ATGGCCACACTTCCATACATGCAGCTTTACATCGCTGATTATCTGGCGGACACCATGCACCTTTCTGCCGAGGAGCATGGAGCCTATTTGTTGTTGATGTTCAATTACTGGCAGACCGGAAGAGCTATCCCGAAAAGCAGGCTGGCAAAAATTGCTCGGATTAGCAGTGAACGCTGGGGGGCTGTGGAAGAGTCCCTGAGAGAATTTTTCATTGATAACGGCACTGAATGGATTCATGAGCGTATCGAGAATGATCTCGCTGCGGTCAGGGATGTTCTGGCGAAAAAGTCGGCAGCAGGGAAAGCATCTGTTCAGTCTAGAAGGAACAGGAAGAAAACGCAGGCCGCCAGTGGAAGTAACACATGTTCAACAGGTGTTGGTTCGGTGTTTAAACAGGAAGCCAACAAAAAGGGAACTAATAAAGATATAGATCTAAAAGAATTAAACCCCACACATAACGCGTGCGCGCGCGCGAGTGCTCCGGTTAGTCAGCCTGGAATTATGCAACAGCCTGCCGTGACTGAACCGGAATACCGGGAAGGCCTGAACGAGCCGATCGGGAAATTCTCAATGATGGATGACTGGCATCCCTCGCTGGATTTCCGACAACGGGCCGCTCAGTGGGGCGTTGCGTTACCAGAGCCGGAGTATTTACCTACGGAGCTTGTCGCGTTCAGGGATTACTGGACGTCGGAGGGAAAGGTGTTCACACAAATCCAGTGGGAACAAAAATTCGCCCGTCACGTAAACCACGTCAGGGCAAAGGCGAAACCAGCCAGCAGGGGAGAAAACCATGCAGAAATCCAGCCAGACAGCACCGCATCGCGGGCAGTACAGCAAATCAGGGCAGCTCGCGTGCAGTGGGAACGCGAAAACGGGATCGTCAGCGACGGAGACGGCCTGGCGACTCTGGGAAGTCATGGGGGAAATTTATTCGAACCGATGGACGCAGAAGAACGGCGCGGCACCTTCCAAGCTGTGGGTGGCCCAGATTGGGGCGATGACTGA
- a CDS encoding Replication protein 14, producing the protein MTERQIRLICQQCMERCRAAETWPPDLAEFISLVSESGANAFGLTADAVLAEYRHWRNESWRYSGSDKYPWPQPVLYHICTEMRRTGVEHQMTEGELKRLAERLLAKWTKHVGNGFSIPPVRRQLAAPRHPAGPTPAQLMMEEFRRRKAVGRL; encoded by the coding sequence ATGACTGAGCGCCAAATCCGGCTGATTTGTCAGCAGTGTATGGAGCGATGCCGGGCGGCTGAGACATGGCCGCCGGACCTGGCTGAGTTTATTTCGCTGGTTTCTGAAAGCGGAGCTAATGCGTTTGGTCTCACAGCCGATGCGGTGCTGGCGGAATATCGTCACTGGCGTAACGAGTCCTGGCGCTACTCCGGCAGTGATAAATATCCGTGGCCTCAGCCGGTTCTGTATCACATCTGCACCGAGATGCGCAGAACGGGCGTTGAGCACCAGATGACGGAAGGCGAACTGAAACGACTTGCAGAACGGTTACTGGCGAAGTGGACAAAACACGTCGGTAATGGTTTCAGCATACCGCCGGTACGCCGTCAACTGGCAGCGCCGCGCCATCCGGCAGGGCCAACCCCGGCACAACTGATGATGGAAGAATTCAGACGGCGTAAGGCGGTGGGAAGGCTTTAA
- a CDS encoding DNA-binding protein, translated as MSRNYTPAQKAEIQKRLTELVRTHGRMTFGELRKITGLTIFTARHYLEKAESCGDLYQAGRSGIFPSEQAFLLWKQKREDARITRFLKTPEGVVSSYDRTRNVICTECRNSVTMQRVLAFYRGHYREAKSA; from the coding sequence ATGAGCAGAAATTACACACCGGCGCAGAAAGCTGAAATACAGAAGCGCCTGACGGAACTGGTACGAACACACGGTCGGATGACGTTTGGAGAGCTGCGGAAGATAACAGGGTTAACCATTTTTACAGCCCGCCACTACCTGGAAAAGGCGGAAAGTTGTGGGGATCTGTATCAGGCCGGGAGAAGCGGTATTTTTCCTTCGGAACAGGCTTTCCTGCTTTGGAAGCAGAAACGTGAAGATGCCAGGATTACCCGCTTTCTGAAAACGCCGGAAGGTGTCGTGAGTTCCTACGACCGGACCAGAAACGTTATCTGTACGGAGTGCCGGAACAGCGTGACGATGCAAAGGGTACTGGCATTTTATCGGGGACATTACCGGGAGGCGAAATCTGCATGA
- the STY2005 gene encoding Bacteriophytochrome cph2, translated as MGQDSDDRRRTSSAGRIWQDHKDMVTQALRVSIPWFTFVNISFALIILFRHILISDFDKSISAQTGILPLIDDIMGSIIVFSFLILLFIYRLPARFTPLCLVMLLILSLMWSYCSYCFIVWWQLPFAWPLSVILMLTALAALYYHLPALLLFIVPLWLTALLASVQLNQYVNIRFLLVWLTLTAILIYGRFILQRWFDEAWLRYQENRMLIARLDVMAHQDALTGTANRRSMESFLGDALRQTEPFALIMLDVDYFKNYNDHYGHQAGDACLAKVAGVMKRSVRTPADLVARYGGEEFVVVLPSSSLNEAALVAERIQTNLRETAMPHAASAVSETVTVSMGITLSTAGDTVTGIIARADEALYRAKQQGRNRWVK; from the coding sequence ATGGGGCAGGATTCGGACGACAGGCGCCGTACTTCCAGTGCTGGAAGGATATGGCAGGATCATAAAGATATGGTCACGCAAGCGCTACGTGTAAGTATTCCGTGGTTCACATTTGTGAATATCAGTTTTGCGCTTATCATTTTATTTCGCCACATACTCATCAGTGACTTTGACAAGTCGATCAGTGCACAGACTGGAATACTGCCTTTAATAGACGATATTATGGGCAGTATTATTGTTTTTTCGTTCCTGATACTCCTTTTCATTTACCGCCTTCCGGCCAGATTTACTCCTCTTTGTCTGGTGATGCTGCTGATTCTCAGTCTGATGTGGAGCTATTGTAGCTACTGTTTTATTGTCTGGTGGCAACTGCCTTTTGCCTGGCCTCTCAGTGTCATCCTTATGCTTACCGCGCTGGCTGCGCTTTATTATCATCTGCCAGCGTTGCTACTTTTCATCGTCCCGTTATGGCTGACCGCCCTGCTGGCCAGTGTGCAGCTTAACCAGTATGTGAATATCCGGTTTTTATTAGTCTGGCTTACTCTTACCGCCATACTCATTTATGGTCGCTTTATCCTGCAGCGCTGGTTTGATGAAGCCTGGTTGCGTTACCAGGAAAACCGGATGCTTATCGCGCGTCTCGACGTTATGGCTCACCAGGATGCACTGACCGGGACCGCTAATCGACGTTCAATGGAAAGTTTTCTTGGGGATGCTCTCCGCCAGACGGAGCCGTTTGCACTGATCATGCTCGATGTGGACTATTTCAAAAACTATAACGACCATTATGGTCACCAGGCTGGCGATGCCTGTCTGGCAAAGGTGGCCGGGGTAATGAAGAGGTCGGTTCGTACTCCGGCAGACCTGGTGGCACGTTACGGGGGCGAGGAGTTTGTCGTTGTGCTGCCTTCGTCGTCGCTGAATGAAGCTGCACTGGTTGCTGAACGTATTCAGACAAACCTGCGTGAAACCGCAATGCCGCATGCAGCATCTGCGGTTAGCGAAACGGTCACCGTCAGTATGGGCATCACCCTTTCCACAGCCGGTGACACTGTTACCGGCATTATTGCCAGAGCGGACGAGGCCCTTTATCGGGCTAAACAACAGGGACGTAATCGTTGGGTAAAGTAA
- the SBOV09251_1 gene encoding alkyl/aryl-sulfatase BDS1 translates to MRLKLIVKSFALAGLLSSTALTPLFAQEAPKGATASTKQANDALYNQLPFSDNTDFTNAHKGFIAALPEDVIKGEQGNVIWNPQQYAFIKEGEKSPDTVNPSLWRQSQLINISGLFEVTDGVYQIRNLDLSNMTIIEGKEGITVVDPLVSAETAKAGMDLYFKNRGNKPVVAIIYTHSHVDHYGGVRGVVDEADVKSGKVKVYAPAGFMEAAVAENIMAGNVMSRRASYMYGNLLKPDASGQVGAGLGTTTSAGTVTLIAPTNIIDKDGQKEVIDGLTYDFMLAPGSEAPSEMLWFIEEKKLIEAAEDVTHTLHNTYSLRGAKIREPLPWSKYINEAIVRWGDKAEIIMAQHHWPTWGNENVVGLLKSQRDLYRYINDQTLRMANEGLTRDEIAANFKLPDSLAKTWANRGYYGSISHDVKATYVLYLGWFDGNPATLDELPPEEAAKKFVEYMGGADAILQKAKADFDQGNYRWVAQVVSKVVFADPNNQNARNLEADALEQLGYQAESGPWRNFYLTGAQELRNGVVKGPTPNTASPDTVRAMTPEMFFDFLAVHINGEKAGNARAVFNIDLGSDGGKYKLELENGVLNHTANAEAKDADATITLNRDTLNKIILKEETLKQAQDKGEVNVTGNAAKLDEMLGYMDKFEFWFNIVTP, encoded by the coding sequence ATGAGACTTAAGTTGATCGTTAAAAGTTTTGCGCTGGCGGGGCTACTCTCTTCCACTGCGCTGACACCTTTATTTGCACAGGAAGCCCCAAAAGGTGCCACTGCTTCAACCAAGCAAGCTAATGATGCGCTTTATAACCAACTCCCTTTCTCTGATAACACCGATTTCACGAATGCCCATAAAGGCTTTATCGCCGCTTTACCTGAAGACGTGATTAAGGGAGAGCAAGGGAATGTCATCTGGAATCCACAGCAGTACGCTTTCATAAAAGAAGGGGAAAAATCTCCTGACACTGTTAACCCTAGTCTGTGGCGTCAGTCCCAGCTAATCAATATCAGTGGCTTGTTTGAAGTCACCGACGGCGTCTACCAGATTCGTAACCTTGATTTATCCAACATGACGATTATCGAAGGTAAAGAGGGGATTACGGTTGTCGATCCGCTGGTTTCTGCGGAAACAGCCAAAGCCGGTATGGATTTGTATTTCAAAAACCGTGGCAATAAGCCTGTTGTCGCCATCATTTATACTCATAGCCATGTTGACCACTATGGCGGTGTGCGTGGCGTTGTCGATGAAGCGGACGTGAAATCCGGCAAGGTGAAAGTGTATGCGCCTGCTGGCTTTATGGAGGCAGCAGTAGCCGAGAATATTATGGCCGGCAACGTGATGAGCCGCCGTGCCAGCTATATGTATGGCAACCTCCTGAAACCAGATGCCTCCGGCCAGGTTGGCGCCGGACTGGGGACGACCACCTCTGCGGGGACGGTGACACTGATTGCGCCCACTAATATCATCGATAAAGACGGCCAGAAAGAAGTGATTGATGGCCTGACTTACGACTTTATGCTGGCCCCTGGTTCGGAAGCCCCTTCGGAAATGCTGTGGTTCATCGAAGAGAAGAAACTCATCGAAGCCGCAGAGGACGTCACTCACACCCTGCATAACACTTACTCGCTACGTGGCGCAAAAATTCGTGAGCCGTTGCCGTGGTCGAAATATATCAACGAAGCTATAGTGCGTTGGGGTGACAAAGCTGAAATTATTATGGCCCAGCACCACTGGCCGACCTGGGGTAACGAGAATGTTGTTGGTCTGCTGAAAAGCCAGCGAGACCTGTATCGTTATATCAATGACCAGACTCTGCGCATGGCCAATGAAGGTCTGACTCGCGACGAAATAGCGGCCAACTTCAAACTACCGGATAGCCTGGCAAAAACCTGGGCCAACCGCGGCTATTACGGCTCCATCAGCCATGACGTAAAAGCAACGTATGTGCTGTATCTCGGTTGGTTCGATGGCAATCCGGCAACCCTTGATGAGCTGCCACCCGAAGAAGCGGCCAAGAAATTTGTTGAATACATGGGCGGTGCCGATGCGATTCTTCAGAAAGCTAAAGCAGACTTTGACCAGGGGAACTACCGTTGGGTTGCTCAGGTGGTGAGTAAGGTCGTGTTTGCCGATCCAAATAACCAGAATGCACGTAACCTTGAAGCCGATGCGCTGGAGCAATTGGGGTATCAGGCTGAATCTGGTCCATGGCGTAACTTCTACCTGACCGGTGCGCAGGAGCTGCGTAACGGTGTGGTTAAAGGTCCGACGCCAAATACAGCAAGTCCGGATACCGTTCGGGCGATGACCCCTGAAATGTTCTTCGACTTCCTGGCTGTACATATCAACGGTGAAAAAGCGGGTAATGCCCGGGCGGTATTTAATATTGACCTTGGCAGCGACGGCGGAAAGTACAAGCTTGAGCTGGAAAATGGCGTGCTGAACCACACGGCTAATGCTGAAGCGAAAGATGCTGATGCCACGATTACTCTGAACCGTGACACGCTGAATAAAATTATCCTGAAGGAAGAAACTCTGAAGCAGGCTCAAGATAAAGGAGAAGTCAACGTTACCGGTAATGCTGCGAAACTGGATGAGATGCTGGGCTATATGGACAAGTTTGAGTTCTGGTTCAATATAGTTACACCATAA
- the STY2053 gene encoding putative bacteriophage cohesive ends translates to MMIINSLLYIHGENEDALKMLKFVIYGDTVKNLNKTFTCKYAVIRRDDMTVIAEMDFFPDCNRSLMYRDGRYVRFLPLLQNDIMGSDTLINELTIRAGYHE, encoded by the coding sequence ATGATGATAATTAATAGTCTCCTATATATTCATGGTGAGAATGAAGATGCTTTAAAAATGCTCAAGTTCGTTATCTATGGAGACACCGTGAAAAATTTAAATAAAACATTCACTTGTAAATATGCTGTTATTCGCCGTGATGACATGACAGTAATTGCTGAAATGGATTTTTTTCCTGACTGCAACAGGTCATTGATGTATCGGGATGGCCGCTATGTCCGGTTTCTGCCGTTGTTGCAAAATGACATCATGGGGAGCGATACCCTGATTAATGAGCTGACTATCAGGGCCGGTTATCATGAATAA
- a CDS encoding IrsA, which translates to MAHLQLVKQTSSGLLLPATPESGDFLRSVKIGEWIHADFKRVRNYAFHKRFFKLLQLGFDYWTPTGGTVTSREQKLISGFVNFLCDSAGQEYTPALNEAAEQYLHNVATLRTGDVALLKSFDAFREWVTVQAGFYTEHFYPDGSRGRRAKSIAFASMDETEFQQVYKAVLNVLWNYILRRKFRSANDAENAAAQLMSFAG; encoded by the coding sequence ATGGCGCATTTACAACTGGTCAAGCAAACCTCATCAGGGCTTCTGCTCCCGGCGACGCCGGAGAGTGGGGATTTCCTGCGCTCAGTAAAAATCGGTGAGTGGATACACGCCGATTTTAAGCGTGTCCGCAACTACGCCTTTCATAAACGATTTTTTAAACTCCTTCAGCTTGGTTTCGACTACTGGACGCCAACGGGCGGCACGGTCACATCGCGGGAACAGAAACTTATCTCCGGGTTCGTTAATTTTCTTTGCGACTCCGCAGGCCAGGAATATACCCCGGCCCTTAACGAGGCGGCGGAACAGTACCTCCATAACGTAGCTACCCTGCGAACCGGGGACGTCGCCCTTCTTAAATCTTTTGATGCCTTCCGGGAATGGGTAACCGTTCAGGCCGGGTTTTATACCGAGCATTTTTATCCGGATGGCAGCCGCGGGCGCCGGGCGAAATCCATAGCATTCGCCAGTATGGACGAAACCGAGTTTCAACAGGTCTATAAGGCTGTGCTGAACGTCCTGTGGAATTACATATTACGTCGCAAATTCCGGTCAGCGAATGACGCCGAGAACGCCGCCGCCCAGCTCATGAGCTTTGCGGGGTGA